The Candidatus Zixiibacteriota bacterium genome segment ATATTGGCGGTGTCGATGAAAAACTTCATCTGATCATCCCTTCAGTAGTGTACCGACACGAGGTACAGCCCCCGGGCCGGCGCCGTGAACACGATGCGCTGCTGGTTCGGAGCTTGTATGATATCGGCAAACCGGGTCAAAGTCAAGTTGTCCGGGTGGCGGTCGGGGGACTCGGCGGCGAGGTTCACCATGGCCCCCACAAGACTCCGTACCATATTGTGCAGGAACCGGTTCCCGCGAATCTCAAACACCCGCAGCGGGCCGACCCGGTACCAGTGCGCCCGGTCGATCCGGCACCGGTTATCCTCCTTGCGGGAGGCGGTCACGCAGAACGGGGCGAAATCGTGCTCGCCGACAATGAGCGCCGCCGCCTGCTGCAGGAGATCGAAACGCAACGCGGGCGCCGGAGCGGCCGGGCTGTCCCCCGGCCCGGGGCCGGCAAGACTATCGGCCGGCGGTAAGACGCCCGCCGCTTCAGGAGAGGCCCCGGCCGCCTCTCGCCCCGCGAGTTCCCACCGGTACTCCCGCCACAGCGCCGAGCGTTCCCCCGCGATCACGTAGCGGTACCGCTTGGCCTTGGCGCTCCGGCGGGCGTGGAACGACAGGGGCGCCTCGGCCGCCTCCCGGATGCGGATATCCGCGGGGAGGTAGTAATTGAGGGCGTCCCTGTAGCGGTCCGGCGCCAGGCGGTGGTCGATGCGGAAATTGGCGACCTGGCCGAGCGCGTGCACGCCGGCATCGGTCCGCCCCGCGCCGTGAACGCTCACGTCGCAGCCCGTTGTCTTGCGGATTGCGGCAACTAGTTCCCCCTGCACGGTCGGCTGCCCCGCCTGGATCTGCCACCCCGCGTACGCGGTCCCCTTGTACTCGAGCGTGAGTCTGATGTTGCGTTCAGCCATTCGCTATCCGTCGCCGCACAGAACCGGCTCGAGGCGGCGGGCTCCGGGTCGCGCCCCGCTTCCTGCCGCCCGCCCTCTTGCGCTCATCTCGTCAGCGCCCACAAGATCACCACCGCGCCGCTCGCGCCAAGCGCGAACACCCACTCCGGCGTCTCAAACCGCAACCGTGTATAGATCGTCCTCTTCACTCCGCCCTTGTACCCGCGCGCCTCGATGGCGAGCGCCAGGTCGTCCGCCCGCTGGAGCGCCGCCACAAAGACCGGGATGATGATGCTGACAGTCTTGCGGATGCGGTTTATCATTGAGCCCGTGAACCGCACGCCCCGGATCATCTGGGCGTACTTGATGGCCTGAAATTCGTCATAGAGGACCGGGATGAACCGCATAGCCATGAACAGGATGAGTGCGAGATCCTGCACCGGCACGCGGATCCGTTCGAGAGGCCGGAGCAGCTGCGCGATAGCGTCGGCGAGTTCGGAGGGGGCGGTCGTGAGCGTCAACAGAAACGCAATCGACACAAAAAGCACCAGCCGCAGCGAGAAGAATCCCGCCTGGCGCACCGCTTCCTCCCGGATCCGGATCGGCCCGGCCGCCCACCAGATCTCCGACCGGCCGCCGGAGAAGGCCAGGTGGTAGGCCGCGGTGATCACCACCAGCAGAATGATCGGTTTGAAATTCCGCACCAACTGCCCCGCCCGCACCCCCGAGCCGAGCAGCGCCGCGACCAGCGCCACGAGGATCACGGCGTAGAACATGAATGAGTCGGACAGCAGGCCGAATACGAGGACCACGGTGATCGGGAGCATCTTGGCCCGGGCGTCGAGCTTGTGCAGGTAGGAATCGACCGGACGGTATTGCCCCAAAAGTATCGGCGCCGCGTGAAACATGGGGGGAATATAGGGGGATCGGAAGAACCAGGTCAATCAGTCATTCGAGCGCCTTCCGCTCCGATGGCCGGTTGCCCCGCGTTGCTGACAATCCGGTTTGACGGAAGTCCCGGTTGCCGGAGCGCACGGCCGCGAGGTGCAGCACAGCGCGGCGGCCCTTCACGCTTACCTGGCCCTCGCCCGGAGGGAACACGGGCGCCGGGTCGATTTCCCGCGCCTCCCCGAATCCGTGCGGCGACCGCCCCTCCTGCGCGCGGCTGCTCCGAGGCCTACCTGCCCCGCCCCGCCCGCCGCTCCGCCATCTTCATCAAACCGCATGAGTCGCACGGCGACTTCTTCCGGAACGCCCTCCGCCGGAAATACCACCCGAGGTAGGCCGCCGCCCCCACCAGCGCCGCCCCCACCGCGACATGTTGCCACAGCATATCCATTAGTACCACACCCGGCTAAACACCTGATAGGTCGCCAGCGCCGTCACATACGACAGCGCCGTCATGTAGCCGAACACCGCCAGCGGGTACCGCCACGAAGCGGTTTCCTTGCGGATCGTCACGAGCGTCGCCCCGCACTGGCAGCACAGGGCGAAGAACACCATGATCGACAGCGCCACGGCCGGTGTAAAGAGCGGCCGGCCGGCCTCCGGGCCGTACTCCCATGCCGCCTGCCGCATCTTCTCGATGAGCGAGGACGACTCCTCGTCCACCTCCGCCCCGAGATTAAAAATCGTCCCGAGCGTCGCGATGATCACCTCCCGGGCCGGGAAAGCCGCCAGGGTCGCCATCGTGATCCGCCAATCCCACCCGAGCGGCCGGAACACCGGTTCGACGGCGTGCCCGATGCGGGCGAAGTAGGAATTGCGCAGCTGCGCGCCGGCCCGCTCGTTCGCCAGCGTCTGCGCCTCGGCCGCGGTCGCCGCCGTCTCGATCCTCTCCGCGTAGCTCTCGGCGAGGCGGGAGTCGCGCGGGAAATACGACAGCGCCCAGATCAGGATCGTGATCGCCAGGATCACCGTCCCCGCCCGCACCACGAACGACCTCGCCCGGTGGATTACGCGGATGCCGAGCGAGCGGAGAGTCGGGACTTTGTACGACGGCATCTCCATGAGGAAGGTCCCGCGCTCGGCCCGGAACACGAGCCGCTGGAGGACGAACGAGACCGCGACGGCGACCGCGATCCCGAGCAGGTAGAGCACGGTGAGCACCAGGCCCTGAAGGTTGATCACCCCGAGCCAGGTCTTGTAGGGGATGAAGGCCGCGATCATCACCGCGTACACGGGCAGGCGGGCCGAGCAGGTCATGAGGGGCGCCACCATCATTGTGATGAAGCGGAGTTTGCGGTCCTCGATCGTGCGGGTGGCGAGAATACCGGGCACGGCGCAGGCGAACGAGGAGAGCATGGGGATGAACGACTTGCCCGACAGCCCGCACCAGCGGAACATGCGGTCCACCAGGAAGGCCGCCCGCGCCATGTAGCCGCTGTCCTCAAGCAGAGCGATGAACAGGAAGAGAATGACAATCTGGGGGATGAAAACGAGCACCGAACCGACGCCGCCGATCACGCCGTCGGTGAGCAGCGACTGGAGCGGCCCGGCCGGCAGGGCGCTCTCGACGGCCGCGGCCAGCCGTCCGAAAAGCCCGTCGATCAGGTCCATGAACGGCTCCGCCCAGGAGAAGATCGACTGGAACACGAACATCATCGCCGTCACCAGCACGATCGGTCCGAGGACGGGGTGGAGGAGAAACCGGTCGATCCGCCCCGAGCGCGAGGGCCGAGGGCTGGCGGCGGCCCGCACCGCCTGGCGGTAGAGCTCCGCGGCCGCCTCCGTCAGCGGTGCGGTCTCGGCCGCCGCAAGCGTGCCGGCCCGCTCGCGAATCAGACTGCGCCCGCGCTCGAGCAACGCCCGACCCGCGCCGCCGGCGGCGGCCAGGAATCGCCGCTCCGCCGGTCCGTCGGCATCAAACACGATCCGCAAATACTCGGCGCGCGACCGGTGGCCGTTGCCCGGCGTCGCCTGCAGGCGCTCGATCAGATTCTCCACTTCCGCCCGGTAGCGCCGCCGCGGCGGGAGCGGCGGGGCGTCCGCCGCCTGCGCGGCCAACGCAACCAGCCGCGCGATGCCTTCCCCCCGGCTGCCGACCACCGGCACGACCGGCACGCCGGTCAGCCGCTCCAGCGCGGCGTAGTCGATCGTCAGCCCCCGCTTCGCGGCGATATCCACCATGTTGACCGCCGCCACGGTCGGACGGCCGATCTCCAGCACCTGGAGCAGGAAATAGAGCCCCCGCTCGAGCTGGGTCCCGTCGAGCACGCAGATGATCGCATCGGGCGCCGGCGAGGCATCCAGGCTGCCCGTGAGTGCGGCGCAGGCGATGTATTCATCGGGAGAAAACGCCGAGAGGGAATAGGTGCCCGGGATGTCGGCCAGCACGTACCGCCGGCCGCCATGGGCGAACTGCCCGCGGATCCGCTCGACCGTCACGCCAGGGTAGTTGCCCACCTGCTGGGCGAGACCGGTGATGGCGTTGAAGATCGTCGTCTTGCCGCAATTCGGATTGCCGCAAATGGCGATTTCACG includes the following:
- the feoB gene encoding ferrous iron transport protein B; amino-acid sequence: MPAPEITKTREIAICGNPNCGKTTIFNAITGLAQQVGNYPGVTVERIRGQFAHGGRRYVLADIPGTYSLSAFSPDEYIACAALTGSLDASPAPDAIICVLDGTQLERGLYFLLQVLEIGRPTVAAVNMVDIAAKRGLTIDYAALERLTGVPVVPVVGSRGEGIARLVALAAQAADAPPLPPRRRYRAEVENLIERLQATPGNGHRSRAEYLRIVFDADGPAERRFLAAAGGAGRALLERGRSLIRERAGTLAAAETAPLTEAAAELYRQAVRAAASPRPSRSGRIDRFLLHPVLGPIVLVTAMMFVFQSIFSWAEPFMDLIDGLFGRLAAAVESALPAGPLQSLLTDGVIGGVGSVLVFIPQIVILFLFIALLEDSGYMARAAFLVDRMFRWCGLSGKSFIPMLSSFACAVPGILATRTIEDRKLRFITMMVAPLMTCSARLPVYAVMIAAFIPYKTWLGVINLQGLVLTVLYLLGIAVAVAVSFVLQRLVFRAERGTFLMEMPSYKVPTLRSLGIRVIHRARSFVVRAGTVILAITILIWALSYFPRDSRLAESYAERIETAATAAEAQTLANERAGAQLRNSYFARIGHAVEPVFRPLGWDWRITMATLAAFPAREVIIATLGTIFNLGAEVDEESSSLIEKMRQAAWEYGPEAGRPLFTPAVALSIMVFFALCCQCGATLVTIRKETASWRYPLAVFGYMTALSYVTALATYQVFSRVWY
- a CDS encoding energy-coupling factor transporter transmembrane protein EcfT; translation: MFHAAPILLGQYRPVDSYLHKLDARAKMLPITVVLVFGLLSDSFMFYAVILVALVAALLGSGVRAGQLVRNFKPIILLVVITAAYHLAFSGGRSEIWWAAGPIRIREEAVRQAGFFSLRLVLFVSIAFLLTLTTAPSELADAIAQLLRPLERIRVPVQDLALILFMAMRFIPVLYDEFQAIKYAQMIRGVRFTGSMINRIRKTVSIIIPVFVAALQRADDLALAIEARGYKGGVKRTIYTRLRFETPEWVFALGASGAVVILWALTR
- the truA gene encoding tRNA pseudouridine(38-40) synthase TruA; amino-acid sequence: MAERNIRLTLEYKGTAYAGWQIQAGQPTVQGELVAAIRKTTGCDVSVHGAGRTDAGVHALGQVANFRIDHRLAPDRYRDALNYYLPADIRIREAAEAPLSFHARRSAKAKRYRYVIAGERSALWREYRWELAGREAAGASPEAAGVLPPADSLAGPGPGDSPAAPAPALRFDLLQQAAALIVGEHDFAPFCVTASRKEDNRCRIDRAHWYRVGPLRVFEIRGNRFLHNMVRSLVGAMVNLAAESPDRHPDNLTLTRFADIIQAPNQQRIVFTAPARGLYLVSVHY